Proteins from a single region of Hordeum vulgare subsp. vulgare chromosome 6H, MorexV3_pseudomolecules_assembly, whole genome shotgun sequence:
- the LOC123405448 gene encoding probable E3 ubiquitin-protein ligase RHY1A isoform X2: MGFMAGMLPGVEFARRRRLRPAAEAPCAGPRRPSSLGTFGHDHAHLGSAGFAKRSGACEEAWTTQLDSIAREAKERLDQKLRSQRESMAKRRHSTGSLRLPAPSSTDGDHPANDTAGAASGLQRELFTKKGGGRRFSWGRRKEQEQQQQAECAVCLEEFRAGDVLAHLPCAHRFHWACAVPWVQAAARCPFCRAAVPLADHQHV; encoded by the exons atgGGTTTCATGGCCGGGATGCTCCCTGGCGTCGAgttcgccaggaggaggaggctcCGGCCGGCGGCGGAGGCCCCGTGCGCCGGCCCGCGCCGGCCGTCGTCGCTGGGCACGTTCGGGCACGACCACGCCCACCTCGGCTCGGCAGGTTTTGCGAAG AGGAGCGGCGCGTGCGAGGAGGCGTGGACGACGCAGCTGGACAGCATCGCCCGGGAGGCCAAGGAGAGGCTGGATCAGAAGCTCAGGAGCCAGAGAGAATCCATGGCCAAAAG GCGCCACAGCACGGGAAGCCTCCGGCTCCCGGCCCCGTCGAGCACCGACGGCGACCACCCGGCGAACGACACGGCCGGGGCGGCGAGCGGGCTGCAGCGAGAGCTGTTCACGAAGAAAGGCGGCGGCCGGCGGTTCAGCTGGGGCCGGAGGAaggagcaggagcagcagcagcaggcggaGTGCGCGGTGTGCCTGGAGGAGTTCCGGGCGGGGGACGTGCTGGCGCACCTCCCCTGCGCGCACCGCTTCCACTGGGCCTGCGCCGTGCCCTGGGTCCAGGCCGCCGCCCGCTGCCCCTTCTGCCGCGCCGCCGTCCCCCTCGCCGACCACCAGCATGTCTAG
- the LOC123405448 gene encoding probable E3 ubiquitin-protein ligase RHY1A isoform X1, translating into MGFMAGMLPGVEFARRRRLRPAAEAPCAGPRRPSSLGTFGHDHAHLGSAGFAKQRSGACEEAWTTQLDSIAREAKERLDQKLRSQRESMAKRRHSTGSLRLPAPSSTDGDHPANDTAGAASGLQRELFTKKGGGRRFSWGRRKEQEQQQQAECAVCLEEFRAGDVLAHLPCAHRFHWACAVPWVQAAARCPFCRAAVPLADHQHV; encoded by the exons atgGGTTTCATGGCCGGGATGCTCCCTGGCGTCGAgttcgccaggaggaggaggctcCGGCCGGCGGCGGAGGCCCCGTGCGCCGGCCCGCGCCGGCCGTCGTCGCTGGGCACGTTCGGGCACGACCACGCCCACCTCGGCTCGGCAGGTTTTGCGAAG CAGAGGAGCGGCGCGTGCGAGGAGGCGTGGACGACGCAGCTGGACAGCATCGCCCGGGAGGCCAAGGAGAGGCTGGATCAGAAGCTCAGGAGCCAGAGAGAATCCATGGCCAAAAG GCGCCACAGCACGGGAAGCCTCCGGCTCCCGGCCCCGTCGAGCACCGACGGCGACCACCCGGCGAACGACACGGCCGGGGCGGCGAGCGGGCTGCAGCGAGAGCTGTTCACGAAGAAAGGCGGCGGCCGGCGGTTCAGCTGGGGCCGGAGGAaggagcaggagcagcagcagcaggcggaGTGCGCGGTGTGCCTGGAGGAGTTCCGGGCGGGGGACGTGCTGGCGCACCTCCCCTGCGCGCACCGCTTCCACTGGGCCTGCGCCGTGCCCTGGGTCCAGGCCGCCGCCCGCTGCCCCTTCTGCCGCGCCGCCGTCCCCCTCGCCGACCACCAGCATGTCTAG